One genomic window of Marispirochaeta aestuarii includes the following:
- a CDS encoding helix-turn-helix transcriptional regulator, with translation MSTGQIPHAFPSPRHRPPEAGSLYEAPERLLSTISSRTGQIPAVLNIVAPIGYGKTNLAAAVCRSLFSRSIWLSLTEGCADELTFNSDLLLSIREAGLPVTGHQDLSDVFQQQSPVCLVLDNLHLLPRGTSGFVLEFFASLPENSLMVLCADEDHSLPLSRLRIDDRVLEIRIEDLTATKDELAAFFVRLGSSPSEEDLELILQKTGGWWACIRLCAISWRQLDAAGRKAFLNQFRATDRFIREFLTENIDTHLAPEHLDFLRTISVCTHIRTELASRLCGIPEDRIRTLVQELASRFILLPIGHGWYRLPVILKQHYCAELDRSSRENLHRRASGWFQLQHMPKLASHHLQKAGIQSPLAPRETEILLQAAQGLSNAEIGERLFISQGTVKWHMNRILEKLDCSNRTAAVETARRNGFISG, from the coding sequence ATGAGCACCGGACAGATCCCTCATGCATTTCCCTCCCCCAGACACAGACCACCGGAAGCAGGCAGCCTGTATGAGGCACCTGAACGGCTTCTGTCGACGATATCCTCCAGGACAGGGCAGATTCCCGCGGTACTGAACATTGTCGCCCCCATTGGATACGGAAAAACAAATCTGGCCGCCGCGGTCTGCCGTTCCCTTTTTTCCAGGAGTATATGGCTCAGCCTGACAGAAGGATGTGCCGATGAGCTGACCTTTAATTCCGACCTGCTCCTGTCAATCAGGGAGGCCGGACTTCCTGTTACGGGACATCAGGACCTTAGCGACGTTTTTCAACAACAAAGCCCGGTCTGCCTGGTCCTGGACAATCTGCATCTGCTGCCCCGGGGGACCTCCGGATTTGTTCTGGAGTTTTTCGCGTCCCTGCCGGAGAACAGCCTGATGGTTCTCTGTGCCGACGAGGACCACAGTCTTCCGCTTTCCCGCCTCAGGATCGACGATCGTGTTCTGGAAATTCGTATTGAAGATTTAACAGCCACAAAGGATGAACTCGCGGCGTTCTTTGTCCGCCTCGGATCTTCTCCGTCGGAGGAGGACCTGGAGCTTATTCTGCAGAAGACCGGGGGATGGTGGGCCTGTATCCGTCTTTGTGCGATCAGCTGGCGCCAGCTCGATGCGGCAGGCAGAAAGGCGTTTCTGAACCAGTTCAGGGCCACGGACCGCTTTATCCGGGAGTTCCTGACCGAAAACATCGATACCCATCTTGCTCCGGAACACCTGGATTTTTTACGGACCATTTCAGTCTGCACCCATATCAGAACCGAACTTGCATCCCGGCTTTGCGGGATCCCGGAGGATCGTATCCGGACTCTTGTACAGGAACTTGCGTCCCGCTTCATTCTGCTTCCCATCGGTCACGGCTGGTACCGACTTCCGGTCATTCTCAAGCAGCACTACTGTGCGGAACTCGACAGAAGCAGCCGGGAGAATCTGCACCGCAGGGCATCCGGGTGGTTCCAGTTACAGCATATGCCGAAACTGGCCTCCCATCATCTTCAGAAAGCCGGAATACAGTCTCCCCTGGCTCCCAGGGAAACGGAGATCCTCCTCCAGGCAGCTCAGGGTCTGAGCAATGCGGAGATCGGTGAACGCCTCTTTATCAGCCAGGGTACGGTAAAGTGGCACATGAACAGGATCCTGGAAAAACTCGACTGCAGCAACCGGACCGCTGCAGTTGAAACCGCAAGAAGAAACGGTTTTATCTCCGGCTGA